In Caldibacillus debilis DSM 16016, the sequence CAAGGGCCTGGCGGCCGATGCCGATCTTCGCCGCCACCTCTTCAATGGGAAGCATCCCGGCTTCCCGAGCGATTTCTTCATCGGATTTTCCCATCTGCCTCACCTGTCTCCTTTTTGTCTTTTATGCATGCCCTTTTCCGGCAGGGGGCCGCCGCGAAAACCAAATTGTTCATATTTGAACAAATTTTACCGAAAATTTCAGGCAGGAACCTCCAAGCCGGATGGGCAGGCCCGATCCGGATAAATTTTTCCGGGCTCCCCAAAAAAGCCGTGAAAACCGGAAAACGGCGGTTTTCTTCCGCCATATGGGAATCCCGCTTTCAATCCGGCAGGAAACGGGGACGGCTATCATTTTTCCCTTCACACCCCCGGAAAAAACATCGGAAAAGCCGCCCCCGGTCGGGGGAGGGGATTCCTCCGATTTCTTCGCCGGATGATCGTTCAAGTTCGATGCGCCATTCATTCAGCTGATCGGATCCCCCAATTCCGCCTGTGGCGCCGGCTGCCCGGGTGAACAGACATCCGTTCCCCCGGCCGGCTTTCCTGCCCCTTTGAACGGAAGCATGCAAACGGCCGAATCCGTCCCCCAGAAGACTTCCCCGCGGCCTTTTTAACGAAATACAGCAGGTGAACAGCCGAATGTTTCCCCCGGCTTGCCTCCTTTTCGCGGAATACAGCTATCCGTTTCCCCGGAAGGCTCTATTTTTTCACCAGGGAATGCTTAAAAGCGTAAATTACCGCCTGGGTCCGGTCCTGGACCCCCAATTTGCCCAAAATATTGCTTACATGGGCCTTGACCGTTTTTAAGGAGATGAACAATTCCTCCGCAATTTCCTGGTTGGATTTTCCTTCGGCCATCAAAAGCAGCACTTCCATTTCCCGGTTCGTCAGTTCTTCGTGGGGGAGGGCTTTTTTGCGGCTGCGGAGCTTTTCCGTCATCTTCGCAGCCACTTCCGGAACGAGCACCGTTTGGCCGTAATAGGTGGAACGGATGGCGTCGGCGATTTCGCCCGCCTTCGATGTCTTTAAAAGATAGCTGGTGGCGCCCGCTTCCAGGGCGGGAAACATTTTTTCATCGTCGATAAAACTGGTCACGATGATGATCTTCGCTTCCGGCCAGTGCCGGATGATTTCCTTCGTCGCTTCAATCCCGTCCATTTCTTTCATGACCAGGTCCATCAGAATGATATCCGGGCGAAGCTTTAACGCCATCTCCACCCCTTTTTTGCCGTTTTCCGCCTCGCCGACGACCCGAATATCGGGCTGTGACGATAAATAGGCGGATACGCCGATCCGGACCATCTCATGATCGTCGACAAGCAACACGCTAATCATCCTTTTCACCCCCCAAATGGACGATCGGAACCCGGACTTCCAGCTTCGTCCCCATCCCCGGGCTGCTGACCATCTTCCATGTTCCTCCGATTTCCCGGGCCCTTTCCCTCATATTTTGCAAACCGTAGGAAGCGGTCTTCACTTTGTCCACATCAAACCCTTCGCCGTCATCGGTGACCCGCAGGATAATGAAACCGTCCCGTTCCACGAGGAGCACTTCCATCGCACTCGCTTTGGAATGCCTCAGCGTGTTCGACACCGCCTCCTGCAAAATCCGGAACAGATGATCTTCCACGCCTTTATGATTGATTTGCAGATCTTCGACCTTCCAGCGGATCTGGATCGGCACCTTCTGGCTGAGTTCGACGAGCAGTTCCTCGATTCCTTTTTTCAACGATTTCCCTTTTAATGCCGCCGGACGCAAATGGAGCAGCAACGCCCGCATTTCCAATTGGGCCTGCTGGATCGTCTTCTCCACAAGTTTTAGCTGCCTCCGATTTTCCTCCGGATCCCTCCCGCCTTCGATGATCGCGGAAAGGAGCATGGAAG encodes:
- a CDS encoding response regulator transcription factor, with product MISVLLVDDHEMVRIGVSAYLSSQPDIRVVGEAENGKKGVEMALKLRPDIILMDLVMKEMDGIEATKEIIRHWPEAKIIIVTSFIDDEKMFPALEAGATSYLLKTSKAGEIADAIRSTYYGQTVLVPEVAAKMTEKLRSRKKALPHEELTNREMEVLLLMAEGKSNQEIAEELFISLKTVKAHVSNILGKLGVQDRTQAVIYAFKHSLVKK
- a CDS encoding sensor histidine kinase; the encoded protein is MNLFFRQLAAGFAVILPLVAAISTILFAAYPLDDWSLLWKREVFDIPFLMFLPLFSIGAAFLAAVGSTLYWRKQFKTIEDYLLAVEHGHVPSKKDKKFLQEVADILSGIEQVQMQLQEQTKISQKLAKEKAEELDKRMQELVFEERQRLARELHDSVSQQLFAASMLLSAIIEGGRDPEENRRQLKLVEKTIQQAQLEMRALLLHLRPAALKGKSLKKGIEELLVELSQKVPIQIRWKVEDLQINHKGVEDHLFRILQEAVSNTLRHSKASAMEVLLVERDGFIILRVTDDGEGFDVDKVKTASYGLQNMRERAREIGGTWKMVSSPGMGTKLEVRVPIVHLGGEKDD